In uncultured Treponema sp., one genomic interval encodes:
- a CDS encoding GTP-binding protein, translating to MKKKPVTLITGYLGSGKTTLLNEILRQEKRRVALIVNDMGSINIDAEILKKNGAAVAQSEMYEMQNGCICCTLRDEFLAQVEKISEKDSIETVFVEASGISDPGAIAASFLAYEDDTPDTNVFLSNIVTVVDADRIYREFLTDLENYEENDPNNLKSNDITTLIVDQIEFCNVIVLNKLDLLDDQKTEQVIKVIRDFQPKAKIVKTVRGKVDIEQIVSETKFDFDMVDSSSAIQKAINSLSDTNRGFEDEYGISSFAYECRKPFSQEKFMDFVNEGFPKEIIRAKGYVWFKEKAQDVLLFEQAGRNSSVMAVAYWVAALDEATQKECLENDKELRSSWDKDFGDRMNQLVFIGKGYDKEKIIRKLDSCLA from the coding sequence ATGAAAAAGAAACCAGTTACGCTTATCACGGGCTATCTTGGCTCTGGTAAGACAACTCTGCTGAACGAGATTCTTCGGCAGGAAAAAAGGCGTGTCGCGCTGATTGTAAACGACATGGGAAGCATAAACATTGACGCTGAAATTCTGAAAAAGAACGGAGCGGCGGTTGCCCAAAGCGAAATGTACGAGATGCAGAACGGCTGTATCTGCTGCACTTTGCGCGATGAGTTTCTTGCGCAGGTCGAGAAGATTTCCGAGAAAGATTCCATTGAGACTGTTTTTGTGGAGGCTTCGGGAATAAGCGATCCCGGCGCGATTGCAGCTTCCTTTCTTGCCTATGAGGACGACACTCCGGACACAAATGTTTTTCTTTCGAACATTGTTACGGTTGTTGACGCCGACAGAATTTACCGCGAGTTTTTGACCGACCTTGAGAACTACGAGGAGAACGACCCGAACAATCTTAAGTCGAACGATATTACAACGCTGATTGTTGACCAAATTGAATTCTGCAACGTGATTGTCCTGAACAAGCTTGACTTGCTTGACGATCAGAAGACTGAGCAGGTCATAAAGGTTATCCGGGATTTCCAGCCAAAGGCGAAGATTGTAAAGACGGTGCGCGGAAAAGTTGACATCGAGCAGATTGTGTCCGAGACAAAATTCGACTTTGACATGGTAGATTCCTCTTCGGCAATTCAAAAGGCAATCAACAGTCTTTCCGACACGAACCGCGGATTTGAGGACGAATACGGAATTTCTTCGTTCGCATACGAATGCAGAAAGCCGTTCAGCCAGGAAAAATTCATGGATTTTGTGAACGAAGGCTTTCCAAAAGAAATTATCAGGGCAAAAGGCTATGTCTGGTTCAAGGAGAAGGCGCAGGACGTTCTTCTTTTTGAGCAGGCCGGAAGAAATTCTTCTGTGATGGCGGTTGCATACTGGGTTGCGGCTCTGGACGAGGCCACGCAGAAAGAGTGCCTTGAAAATGACAAGGAGCTGCGTTCATCTTGGGACAAGGATTTTGGCGACAGGATGAATCAGCTTGTGTTTATCGGCAAGGGCTACGACAAGGAAAAAATCATCAGGAAACTGGATTCCTGCCTTGCGTAG